From a region of the Zingiber officinale cultivar Zhangliang chromosome 4B, Zo_v1.1, whole genome shotgun sequence genome:
- the LOC121978731 gene encoding protein PSK SIMULATOR 1-like, whose amino-acid sequence MRKGRPESLLGQVGRLARGRRPRKGYAGGREKPNAVGILAFEVSVLMSKAAQLWRALEDGRLACLRNVSLRHEGVRRLVSHQDDVLVSLVLTEITDALAFLVGAVSRLSRRCTDPLLQGFDAAYADLVKNGADPFCFEYAGRKMERKVKKMERFVLVGVCLHRELQTMSELKQNLRLTVANPDACRRLHPGAVAELKNKVLWQKQQVKLLRDDSLWVRTFDYVTRLLCRSLFSIVGRIRLAFGGQPEAEESSTSGLPVSLRSPVATADQVFAGQCFPVPGRGSSLPPPGSIKILTSTLEPRLGLPNAPPATVGAAALAPHFARVILAIQKHAASPCLIDPYDRDELYSMLTSSMKTSLRVSLKPKAKSPTPLDPGMAAERRAAMDRTLEWLAPLAKNTVKWHQERNFEKESLVPSYNVYLVQTLYFANQRKTEEAIVELLVGLDFLWRYGREVNERAVAVCSRRRKKSSFKIAGKQDDRLPLDCS is encoded by the coding sequence ATGAGGAAGGGGAGGCCGGAGTCGCTGCTGGGACAGGTGGGGCGCCTCGCGCGAGGTCGCCGGCCGCGGAAGGGCTACGCCGGCGGGAGGGAGAAGCCTAACGCCGTCGGGATTCTCGCCTTCGAGGTCTCCGTCCTCATGTCGAAGGCCGCTCAACTCTGGCGCGCCCTAGAGGACGGCCGCCTCGCCTGCCTCCGCAATGTCTCCCTCCGCCACGAGGGCGTCCGCCGCCTCGTCTCCCACCAGGACGACGTGCTCGTTTCGCTCGTCCTTACGGAGATCACCGACGCGCTCGCGTTCCTAGTCGGCGCCGTCTCCCGCCTATCCCGGCGCTGCACCGACCCCCTGCTCCAGGGCTTCGACGCCGCGTATGCCGATCTCGTAAAGAACGGCGCCGACCCTTTCTGCTTCGAGTACGCCGGGCGGAAGATGGAGCGCAAGGTGAAGAAGATGGAGCGGTTCGTGTTGGTCGGCGTCTGCCTGCACCGGGAGCTCCAGACCATGTCGGAACTGAAGCAGAATCTGCGGCTGACGGTGGCCAACCCCGACGCCTGCCGCCGCCTCCACCCCGGAGCCGTCGCCGAACTCAAGAACAAAGTCCTGTGGCAGAAGCAGCAGGTGAAGCTCCTTCGCGACGACTCGCTTTGGGTTCGAACCTTCGACTACGTCACTCGCCTGCTGTGCCGCTCTCTGTTCTCCATCGTCGGCCGGATCAGGCTCGCGTTCGGCGGCCAGCCGGAAGCAGAGGAATCCTCTACCTCCGGCCTTCCAGTTTCATTACGCTCGCCGGTTGCAACCGCGGATCAGGTCTTCGCCGGGCAGTGTTTCCCCGTTCCCGGCAGAGGGAGCTCGCTTCCTCCCCCCGGGAGCATCAAAATCCTCACGTCGACATTGGAGCCGAGGCTCGGGCTGCCAAATGCTCCTCCGGCGACCGTCGGCGCCGCGGCCCTCGCACCGCATTTCGCCCGCGTCATCCTCGCGATCCAGAAGCACGCAGCGTCGCCATGTCTGATCGATCCCTACGACAGAGACGAGCTCTACAGCATGCTGACCTCTAGCATGAAAACCTCGCTGCGAGTCAGCCTAAAGCCAAAAGCTAAATCCCCGACTCCGCTCGATCCGGGCATGGCGGCGGAGCGGAGGGCAGCGATGGACAGGACACTAGAGTGGCTGGCGCCGCTGGCGAAAAACACCGTCAAATGGCACCAGGAGCGGAACTTCGAGAAAGAAAGCTTGGTCCCCAGCTACAATGTCTACCTGGTACAGACGCTCTACTTCGCGAACCAGAGGAAGACAGAGGAAGCCATCGTCGAGCTGCTCGTCGGCTTGGACTTCTTGTGGAGATACGGAAGGGAAGTCAACGAGAGAGCTGTGGCAGTGTGCTCGCGCCGACGGAAGAAATCAAGCTTCAAGATCGCCGGAAAACAAGATGACCGCCTGCCCCTTGATTGTTCATAA
- the LOC121978006 gene encoding RAB6-interacting golgin-like isoform X1 — protein MQTPIHQQQQQQQSLWIRGSTHSQRDGTSDEEREDEDEAFSSRTTLSTFRAKEEQIERKKMEIKERVFAKLGRVEEESKRLAVIRKELEAMLDPTRKQVSAMRKKIDMVNRELKLLSQNCLKKEKEYMQAREAFGDKNREKAQLVDKLMELVSESERLRMKKLEELSKTIDSIR, from the exons ATGCAAACTCCAATtcatcagcagcagcagcagcagcagagtTTATGGATCAGGGGTTCTACACACAGCCAGAGAGATGGCACATCAGATGAAGAGAGGGAAGATGAGGACGAGGCCTTTTCATCCAGAACAACTCTCTCCACTTTCCGAGCTAAGGAAGAGcagattgagaggaagaagatggagatcaAAGAGAGGGTGTTTGCGAAATTAGGCAGAGTAGAGGAGGAGAGCAAAAGGCTGGCTGTGATCAGAAAA GAACTCGAAGCAATGCTTGATCCAACAAGGAAGCAAGTGTCAGCTATGCGCAAGAAGATCGACATGGTGAACCGTGAGCTGAAGCTTCTGAGCCAGAATTGCCTCAAGAAG GAGAAAGAATACATGCAAGCTCGCGAAGCATTCGGCGACAAGAACAGGGAGAAGGCGCAACTAGTCGACAAACTAATGGAG TTGGTCAGCGAGAGTGAAAGACTGAGGATGAAGAAGCTGGAGGAGTTGAGCAAGACAATCGACTCTATTCGATAA
- the LOC121978006 gene encoding uncharacterized protein LOC121978006 isoform X2, with amino-acid sequence MQTPIHQQQQQQQSLWIRGSTHSQRDGTSDEEREDEDEAFSSRTTLSTFRAKEEQIERKKMEIKERVFAKLGRVEEESKRLAVIRKELEAMLDPTRKQVSAMRKKIDMVNRELKLLSQNCLKKNTCKLAKHSATRTGRRRN; translated from the exons ATGCAAACTCCAATtcatcagcagcagcagcagcagcagagtTTATGGATCAGGGGTTCTACACACAGCCAGAGAGATGGCACATCAGATGAAGAGAGGGAAGATGAGGACGAGGCCTTTTCATCCAGAACAACTCTCTCCACTTTCCGAGCTAAGGAAGAGcagattgagaggaagaagatggagatcaAAGAGAGGGTGTTTGCGAAATTAGGCAGAGTAGAGGAGGAGAGCAAAAGGCTGGCTGTGATCAGAAAA GAACTCGAAGCAATGCTTGATCCAACAAGGAAGCAAGTGTCAGCTATGCGCAAGAAGATCGACATGGTGAACCGTGAGCTGAAGCTTCTGAGCCAGAATTGCCTCAAGAAG AATACATGCAAGCTCGCGAAGCATTCGGCGACAAGAACAGGGAGAAGGCGCAACTAG